TGGATCCTAAAAAGCTTACCCTTGCCATGGGGGTATACGGGAAAAGTATCCATTACAGATGGGATAGCATTACCAGAAGGTACTGGCTTGAAACAGGTCTCAGGGCAGGACTTTCCTCAGATCGTGTGGAAAGAATACTTGAAGGGATAGTCAACCAGGTCCCTACGGTAATCGACATGGTCTACAAGAATCTTCCCTCCGAATTCCCAAATTATATAGCTGACTCGATATGTGAGGGAATGGAAAAAACCGCACAGAACCTAACCAAATGAAAGATCACAGGTATAGGTTTTTTTGACCATCCTCTTTGCAGTGCAATGTCCTCGTGTTTGCACGTATCACTCTTTTATATATTGACTCTCAGCGTTCTTTTCGCGAATCTTTAGCTATCTCTCATTGAGAAAAAAGGGGTATACAATGAAGAAAACCAATGGTTTTATTCTTACGGCAATAATTTTTACATTACTCGTACCAGTTTCAACCTTCGCAGCCTCTGCAGGGAATGCAACCCTTGGCGGCGTAAACGGCTATCTGGTAATCCCGAGCGCAGAACCTGTGTACAGTGGAACCGATACAACAGTGGCCACAGGCTACTCTGCAATCGTCTCGTCCGGTACGTTTGCAAATATTCCATATTTCCAGATGGGTTTCAGTGGCAACTACGAAGTAGGTATCGCAACAGACATCGCTGACACCACGGACATACTCATAAACGCAAAATGGCGTTTTTCAAAAAGCGGAAACACTTCTATGGCATTGGGAACCGTAGCCCAGATCCTGGATGTCGGAAGCAACACCACCTTCGCAGACCAGATCTACTTTGCAACCACCTTCAACAGCACCTTTATCGACTGGCCTTCAAAGACAACCATCCTTGCAGGGTACACGTTCGACAACTCCCTGAATTCCGACATTAATTTCGGGATGGCTTTTGAGACACCATTCTTTAAGGACACCTTCAAGGAAAAGGTCAATTTCCTCATCGACTTCGGCAATGTTTCCTATAGCACCAAGCCAAACGGCGGCAATGCAGAGAACAGGGGAATGGTCAATGTAGGTCTCAGATTGGTTCCCGTACAGTTCCTCAAGTCAGTCTATGTGTCGGCAGACCTCAGGGCCCTGGATCTCTTCGACGACTCCGGCCGGGCTCTCAGTGCAGCGGTTGCGATTTCCTTCAGGCCTTCGAATAGCATCGTCAACTAAGAAGGTTGCTCTCTTTTAACTATAAACAGAACCACCCGGATGCCAATTCGGGTGGTTCTGTTTACATTGCTCTTTCTATCTCCAGCTGTCGATTTTTCTAACCCTAGGCAAATTTGGGAAATAACCCATCTGAAAGAGGAAGATAAAATCGACAAACAGGACCTATGTATCCACTTGTTTTGAAAACCTAAAAAAGGAATCCGGCACAAACCAGATTCCTTTTACTATTTGTAGGTTTTATTGGACTAACCCGTTATTTCTCCAGCATAATTTTCAGGATTTCCACATCGGTGGAATGCATACCGACCTGGGCCATTTTGCCCACACTACGGATCGTGCTTTCCACATCGCGCTTCACCATGCCTTCACCATGCTTGAACACCCCTCCGTTATCCTGGATGCAATACCCATTCAAAGCTGCTTCCAGTGCAATCGAAATCTTTGCCGCGCAGGAGGGTTTCGCTCCGTCGCAAATCATTCCCCCTACCGTGCAGATGGAATTGGTGATGGTATTGGAAATCTCCTCATACCGTCCACCCAGCATATAGGCAACCCCACTGGCACTTCCCGTGGCGGCACAAACCACCCCACAGTAGGCCGAAAGGTCCCCGATATATTGTTTCTGATGGATGGCTACAAGGTTCGCGATTGCCAAGGCCTTCAGCACAGTCTCTCGTGGAGCTTTGAGTTCCTTTGCATACTCCACGATCGGCATCGTGAGGGTAATCCCCTGGTTCCCGCTTCCCGAGTTGATAATCACCGGCTTGGCACAGCCGCTCATGCGGGCATCAGAGCCTGCGGCTGCCGCCGCCCGTGCCTTGGTCCTCACATCCGAGTTTTCACCATTGGTCTTTAAAAGGGACCTTCCGACATTGGCACCCCAGGAATTCGACAATCCTTCGCGTGATATTTCTGAATTGAAGGCAATCTGTTTTCCAAGGATCTCTTCGACATCTTCCAATCGCAGGCAATCGGCAAAGGATATGATATCCTGAATATTCAAAAGACTGTAATCCAAATCCACTTCTCCGACGTTCTCTTCCAAAGCTTGTGAAAAAATGAGTTTTCCATCTTTCTCGATCCGAGTGATATGGGTATGCCTATTCTTGATTTCCACCAGAACCTTATGGCCTTGGGCTTCCACCTCACAGACAATAATCAGATTATCATCCCCCTGTACCAAAGTGCAGGAGCAATAGAGAGGGTCCTTGAGTAACTCTTTTGTCTTTTCGATGTCCTCAGATGTAACTGCACTGAGTACTTCCAAAAGCATTTCCGGCTTTCCCCCGACAATACCGAGAACCGTAGCGACATCGATGCCCTTGAGGCCGCCGGAATTTGGAACCGTAACACCCATTACATTCTTAATGATATTCCCGCTACAGCCAATCGTAATCTTTTCGGGAAGGCAGCCAAGGACCTCTCGGGCCTTGGCAGAACAGTAGGCTATCGCTATTGGTTCGGTACATCCAAGGGCTGGAACCAACTCATGCTTCAGTATCGCCACATACGCAGCATATTTCCTTTCATCCATGTTAAACCTTCCCTATTGTAGGGCTTTCGCAATTTCAGTGAACAACACCCCAAGCCCATAGGCCCCTGCATCAGGATAGCCGATACTCCTCGTCCCCACAGTCCCTGCACGTCCCATTCTGGCAACAATGCTCTCTGTGGCTTTGGCTCCTGCCATCGCAGCTTCAGCCCCTTTACCAAAACATTCTTTCAGGGAAAGTCCTTTGCTTGCATTCTCACTCCAACTGTCTGCACAGGGAGCAAGCGCATCGATCAAGGTTTTATCCCCGACAACGGCTCCACGGCCAAAGGACCTCTCCCCTGTCATTTGGATGGCCTTTACACAGCCTTGCAGCAATTCAGCCATCTCAAGCGAAGTAACAAATTCCTTTCCTGCAGTATATTTGCCGGCACTGCGGAAGGCAGAACCCCAGATAGGGCCACTTGCCCCACCGCAATATTCCATAATGACAATCGAGCATTCATCAAGGAATTCGCTTATAGTGCCACTCTTTTCCAGAATGGTTTTCCACTCACGCTTGAGCTGTTTGAAACCCTTGGCAATACTCATCCCGAAATCACCGTCTCCGGCATGGGAATCCAATTCACAGAACGGAATCTCATTCTCTATTGCAACGGCTGAAAGCTTATCCACCAAATAGGTAAAATTCTCCAAGGTAAGTTTCTCATCCTGGATACTTGCGCAGGAGGCAGGAACCTCGACGGTGAAAATAGCCTCTTTCACTTCTGACTTTGCCAGAGGTATGTAGGTAATATCCTGTTCCTTTCCACTTAAGGTAAGAGCAGGAGTGTTTGCAGCAGCTACCAGATAGGTCTTCAGTTCATCATCGAGTTTCACCATAGTCAAAGAAGCGCCAGCCATATCGAGGCTTGTCATAAAATCACCGACAAACACCCTGACAACATTCACATTTTTTTCCTGCAGGGTATTGAGCACGGAATTATTGAAGGCATACAGCTCTTGAAGCGGGGTCGATCCGAACCCGTTCACCATGATTGCTACTTCAGCATTCCCCGCTTTTAATTCCTTGAGCAGGGGGTCGACCATTTGAGACACCAACTCATCGATGCTCTTGACTTTCTGCCGGCAAATACCCGGCTCCCCGTGTATACCAACCCCGAATTCCATTTCATCCTCTGCCAGGGCAAAAGTCGGGGAACCCTTGGCGGGAACCGTGCAGGAAGAAAGGGCAAAACCCAGACTCTTGGTATTGGCAATCGTTTTCTCCGCAATCCTTTTTACTTCAGCAAGGGAAAGGCCGGCCTCGGCTGCAGCCCCTGCAATTTTATGCACAAATACCGTTCCTGCTACACCTCTTCTTCCCACGGTGTAGAGACTGTCTTCAACTGCGATATCATCATTGACAATGACATATGCAACATCGATCCCATCTTCAAGAGCCAATTGCCTGGCATTCTTGAAGTTCATATTGTCACCGCTGTAGTTCTTGATAATCAAAAGAGTGCCTTTCTTGCTCTGGCTTGCTTTGATAGCTTTATAGACCTGTATCTGGGAAGGTGAAGCGAATACATCACCACAGACTGCTACATCAAGCATACCTTTTCCAACATATCCCGCATGGGCGGGTTCATGCCCGGTACCACCACCCGAGATGAGCGAGACTTTCTCAGTATCGATTTCTTTTTTCATGATGAGTTTACTTTTGCTATCGAATGCAAGTTCGGGATAGGCAGCAACCAATCCATTGCACATCTCATTTACCAAAGTCTCGGGACTATTGATTAATTTTTTCATACTATCCTCCTGTGATTCCTCTGCAAAACATGAACGGACCTATCGTCTTTTCGTGCGATACATCACATCAAACCATGATTCAGGCGAAAAAAAGCCCTCCCTCACAAAGAGGGCTCATCTCCGGATCAAAATCAGCAAGGGGGAGCTGACTGCTTCCCCCTTATACAATTACAATTATTTGTTTTTTCTGAATGTTACTTCACAGATATCGTGACCATTGGCGATGGTTTTACCAAGTTCATAGCCATAGTTACATTCAGCTGCAATACCTCTGTCCCCATCCATGGCAGCGTCACACATGAGCTTAATCTCTTCATCTGTCGCACCAAGCTTTTTCCAAGCAGTAACAAGCGGGCAGTAATGGAACTCAATATAAAGTTCGTCCTCATCACAACGTTTTACATCCATTTCGAACACTTTCTGGACGTTGTCGGAGATAAAGACTTCTTTGAAAGCAGGAATACCCTCTTCTTTCTGGGCCCTCTGCATATTTGCACCATGGAAATGACCACATTTGGTGATTGCCTCACGGGTGAAAGCCTCAGGATCCAAACCTGCTTTCTTGGCAGCTTCCATCATCAAGCACATCCAGGTTGCCCTGTGCTCGATAGCACCTCTCAATACATTTACTATTTCATTGTCTACCAGTGTGGGTTCATTCTTGATTTCCATTTTTCTTTTTCCTTATTCTATTGGTTAAATATTTCCGAGATATGCCTTTCTGACATTATCATCTGTTAACAATTGTTTTCCTGTACCTTCCAGGGTTATCCTCCCTGTTTCCAGTACATAGGCCCTATCGGCAGTCTTGAGGGCCATTTTTGCATTCTGTTCTACCAGCAGAATGGTGACCCCGAGTTTCTTGATGTCCTTGATCAGATCGAATATCAGCATTACCAAGTTCGGAGAAAGCCCGAGAGACGGCTCATCCAATAACAGGACCTTGGGATCACTCATCAAAGCCCTTCCGATGGCAAGCATCTGCTGCTCACCCCCGCTTAGCGTCTTTGCAACCTGGGTCTTCCTTTCAAACAGCCGGGGAAAAAGGCTGTAGACCTTTTCATAGTCCTGGGCAATCTTCACCTTGTCTTTCCTGGTGAAAGCCCCCAGTTTCAGATTGTCCTGCACAGAAAGGTCAGGGAACACTTCTCTTCCCTCAGGGGAAAGACAGATGCCCATTTTCACAATTTCCGCTGCGCTGCAATGGGCTAGGTCATTACCATCATAGATAATCTGTCCTTTCTTAGGCTTCAAAAGACCTACGATGGTGTTTAGAGTTGTTGATTTCCCTGCCCCGTTACTACCAATCAAGGCTACGATTTCACCTTTCCCGATTTCCATATTGATGCCTTTTACAGCATGGATCATTCCGTAGTAGGTATTGACATCTTTGAGTTCGAGAATTGGTTTAGGCATGTTGCTCTTCCTCCTCTTCATCTTCATCTTCTTCGCCAAGGTACGCTACGATTACATCCTTGTTGGTGGCAATTTCCTGGGGAAGGCCCTCTGCAATTTTCCGGCCGTGGTCAATGACGTAGATCCTGTCTGAGATATTCATGACCAGGTTCATGTCATGTTCAATCAAAACGATGGTAAAACCTTTGGAGACCAAGCTACGGATAAAGGCTAGCAACTCTTCGGATTCTTCGGGATTCATGCCCGCAGCAGGTTCATCAAGCAAAATCAATTGGGCCTCGGTAGCAATAGCACGTGCTATCTCTACCTTTCGCTGGTCTCCATAAGGAAGATTCGAGGGATAATCGTGGATATATTTATCAAGTTCAAGGAACTTAAGGATATCGACGGCTTTCTGTTGTTTTTCTTTTTCCAGTGTCCGGTACTTTTTAGTATGGAAAACCAGATCAAAAAAATTATAGTCAGTATTGGTATGCATGCCCAACAGGACATTCTGGATTACCCTCATGTCAGAAAAAAGCCGGATATTTTGGAATGTCCGGGCCATTCCCGCTTTTACGATAGCCTGGGGAGTCTTCCCTTGGATTTCCTCTCCATTGAAGAAGATTTGTCCACGGGTAGGTTGATAGACCCCGGTGAGCATATTGAATACCGTGGTCTTACCGGCACCGTTCGGCCCAATGATGCTTACAATCTCCCCTCTGTTTACCTGGAAATCAACATCATCTACGGCTTTGAGGCCTCCGAACTGTATGGATAGGTTTTTAACCAGCAGAATAGGATCCTGTTTAGTTTCCATAGGATTGCACCCCTTTCATCAGTTTGAAGGGCTTGTTGCTATGCCCCCCGAGAATTCCCTCAGGTTTGAATCTCATCATCAAGACAAGAATCAAGCCATAGATGATGAACCGATACTCGCTGGCAAACCTCAAAATTTCCGGGAAGGAAATCAGCAGTGCTGCACCAAGGAACGAACCGGCAATGGATCCTGTTCCCCCGAGAATGACAATACTGATAATGATAATGGAGATGTCGAAATTGAAGGTATTGGGGTCAAGGAACCTGACAAAGTGAACATAGAACGCTCCTCCAAGACCTGCGATTGCCGCAGAGATGACAAAACTTTTCATCTTGTAGGCAGTTACATCCACACCCATCATGGTAGCAGCCAAAGAATCATCCCTGATCGCCATGAAAGCCCTTCCCATTTTCGAATTGACGATTCGATAGACAACCAGCGTTACCAAAGCTGTCATGATGATTGAAAGGTAGAAAAACCCGCCATTGAAGGTAGTGAGGGTAATACCGAAAAACTCAGGCCTTTCAATGTGGTTCACCCCTAATGGGCCACCTGTAAAGGATTGCCAGTTAAGTGCAACCATCTTGACGATTTCCCCGAAACCCAATGTCGCGATAGTAAGGTAACTGCCGGACAATCTACTGGTAGGGGCTGCAAGCATCAGACCGACAATACCTGCCATGACCATGCCGCAAAGCGCCGTTACCAACCAGGGAAGCCCCAGGTATTGCCACATCAGAGCCGAAGTATACCCACCTACGGCGCAGAAGCCCGCATGCCCGATCGATACAAGTCCCGTAAACCCAGTTAAAAGGTTCAAAGACAGGGAAAGCATCGAATACAGGGAAATCATGGTAAGGATACGCACGATGTAGGGTGATAAAAGGCCACTTTTGGGAAGATAGAGAACCAGTATAACCAGCACAGCCAGGGCTGCTATCTTCTTCGGTTTTGAATCCAATAGTTTTTTGCTTGTTTTGTTATGTTTCATGATTTATACCTTTTCAATCACCTTTTTGCCAAATAATCCATTCGGACGGAAAATGAGCACAATAATCAGAATGATGAATGCAACGGCATCACGATACCCACCACCGAGATAGTAGGCAGCAAAACTCTCTGCAAGTCCAACGACCAGGCCTCCGAACACAGCACCATGGAGGATTCCGATCCCTCCCAGAACTGCAGCGGAAAAAGCCTTGAGACCGGCTATAAATCCCATTTGCGGATTGACAATCTGGTAATAGCCGCTGATCAGTGAGCCTGCAACTGCAGCGGAAGCCCCACCCAAAAAGAACGTAAACGAAATAACTTTATTAACATCAATGCCCATCAGTGATGCAGCCTTTGCATTCTGTTGCACGGCCCGCATAGCCAATCCAATCTTTGTTTTTTGGACAATGAACGTTAAAAGGAGCAAAAGGGCAACGGAGACAGCAATTATTCCAACCTGAGTCGATTTAATCAAAATGTTTCCAACGGTAAAATTCCCATAGTCAAAAATCTTGGGAAACCACTTCGACCTGCTGCCAAACACGATCATCAGGAAATTCTGGATAATATAAGAACACCCAATAGTGGTGATAAGGGCAGAAATTCCCTTTGACTTCTTTACTCGTAGTGGTCTCAGGGCAATTCGATCCATCAGCATGGTCATACCGCCAGTTACCAAGACACTAACAACCACACCCCAGAACAGTCCGAAGCTTGTCGATACGACTACGACCATAGCGATATGAGCGCCGAAAGCGTAGGTAGCTCCATGGGCAAAGTTAACCAGGCGAAGAACGCCGAATACCAGAGAATACCCAACGGCAATCAAGGCATAGACAATGCCTAGGGTTAATCCATCAAATACTTGTTGTAGAATCATACTAGCTCCCTACGTACTTACTTGAAAGGTGGGGGCGCCCCCCCACCCTTCAATAGTCTTTACAACCTATAACTTGCTCTTGTCGATCATGGTGAATTTGCCATCCTTGATCATCAACCAGTTGAATGTCTTGAAGGCATCACCAGTTGCATCAAAGTACGTTACCCCTGCAACGCCATCATAGTTGATCTTGTAGAGCTGATCCTTGATGGCTTTCCTGTCTGCAGATTTGGCTTCGTTGATAGCCTGGACAAACATACCAAGTGAATCATACGCCTGGGCAGTGAGGGAACTGGGAATCTTGCCAGCGTAATCTTTCATGTAATCGTCAACAAAACTCCTGACCTTCGCTTCAGGGCTCTCATGGAAGAATATTGCAGGAAGGGCAATACCGTTCCCGTCTTCCTGAGCAAGCTTGATCAGCTGTTCGCTGTAGGCATTAGAGAAACCAATGAGGTTGATCTTGGAATCAATGTCCCTGTACTGGTTGGCAAAAGGTCCAAGGATGTTGTACATGGCACAAACGATGATCGTATCGGGCTTGTAGGAACGAAGCTTGGTGATGGTTGAGGAGAAATCGGTCAAACCATCAAGGATTTCCTCGTATCCGACAATCTCGAGCTCCGGATGATCCTTGGCAAGGGTATTGATAAGGATATCTGCAGTCTTTACGCCCCAGTCGGTTTTGACTGCAAGGACGGCAACCCTTTTGGCCTTGAATACGTCAGAGGCAATGTTCAGTGTTTCGTTAGCCTCGACGTTGATCAATGAGTTATTCCTGAAGATATACTCGCCCATGCCCGAATAGTCCGGATGGGAAGCACTGGGGGAAATCTCGGGGACACCGACTTCCTCATAAGTAGGGGCGGCAGCCATGGAAACACCGCTTGCAAAGTGACCGACGACACCGACAATGTCCTTGTTCCCTGCAATTCGTTCGGCAATCGAAGCTGCTTCCTCGCCACTGTTCTTGTCATCGAAATCAACGATTTCAATCTGACGACCGTCAAAAATCCCGCCAGCTGCATTGATCTGCTTTGCATGCAATTCAACCGCGTTCTTAAATCCTTGGCCATATTCGGCAAAGTCGCCGGTAAGGGGGCCTACAACTGCAATCTTAATAGGTTTCTGGGTTTCTTTGCTTCCGTTAGCGAAAGCAAAACCTAATACAAGCAGAGACAGGAGAGCTACCAACATAATACGCTTTTTCATTGAACGATCCTCCATCCTTTCTTTACTCTTTCGTAGAAACTACAAAAGGTTTTCTGTGTGATTCGAGTGAATTTTCCGAGCCTTCTCTTTTGGTATATCACTGGAATTCCAGTAACATACTAGAAAGAGTACCATAGAATTCAGATTACGCAAGGAAAAATCTCAGGAATTTTTTTTCGCCGCCGATTACCTTTTTGAGAACAAACAAGGTACTGAAAATCTATCGCATATAAATTATTTCGTCTCTTGTAAATGCTCTATAAATTCTTTATCATCAAAAAACATTGATAAAAATCAAATTATATGGAGCATCTGAAATGGCCGAAACAAAGAATAAGTATGGTGGCGATCCATTAAAAAACCAATATCATAAAATTATTCTAGACAGAATCATACACTGCACGTATAAAAGCAATGACATTATCAATATCCAGTCACTTGTATCTGAGTTCAATGTCAGCAAAACCCCAATCAGGGAAGCCCTTCTTGAACTCTGCGACGAGGGTCTTTTGAAAAGCATTCCCAAATTTGGGTATGAAGTCACCCCGTTCGAGGAAGACCAAATCAGACAGGTTTTAAATTTCAGGTATCTGATCGAGACCAGTGCCATGGATGCCTATTGGGAAATGCTCTCAAACAAAGAAACCATAGAGGAACTGACTGCAATCGTTGACATCAGCGAATCCCTTCGCGAGGAGGCAAGTCCCTTGGAACGCTGGGAACATACCGCACAGTTCCATATCAAGCTAGCCTCATTATACAAAAATGAGTACCTGAGTGCCCAATTGAAGAAGGCCATCAGGTTTTTAGGCATCGATTATGCCCGTTCCATCTGGATCTCCCTCAATCCCATTGACAAGTATTTTGGCGAGGAATGCCACCGGGTCATCATTAAAGAAATCGAAAACAACAACAAAAAGAATGCCCTTTTGGCCTTGAAAAAAGACATGGAAAACTACAGGAAGATTTGTTTAAACAAACGATAAGGGCTTCCATCCCTTTCGTATACCCCTACTCACGAACAACAGTCCCAAGGAATTCTCTTGGGACTGCCGAATGGACTCTTATTAGATGAAAATGATCAGTTAGTTTTCTTTCTCCATCATGATGTTCAGGATTTCCCGGTCTGTAGATTTCATACCAATCCTACCCATCCTTCCAAAACTCTTGATGGTATTGTCAGCATTCGACTTGACCAGTCCATCTCCATTAATGAAGCTCTTGTTTTCCTTCATTCCCATTTCAAAGGCAAAGATTCCCGATTTGACTGCAGTTGCAATCTTTGAGGCACAGGAGGCCTTTGCCCCATCGCAGACTACCCCACCGATATCGGCAAGACAATTTGTAATGACGTTGGAAATTTCCTGTTGCCTTCCACCATGCAGATACGCAATGCCACATCCGGCAGCAGTCCCTGCAC
The sequence above is a segment of the Sphaerochaeta pleomorpha str. Grapes genome. Coding sequences within it:
- a CDS encoding serine dehydratase subunit alpha family protein, which encodes MDERKYAAYVAILKHELVPALGCTEPIAIAYCSAKAREVLGCLPEKITIGCSGNIIKNVMGVTVPNSGGLKGIDVATVLGIVGGKPEMLLEVLSAVTSEDIEKTKELLKDPLYCSCTLVQGDDNLIIVCEVEAQGHKVLVEIKNRHTHITRIEKDGKLIFSQALEENVGEVDLDYSLLNIQDIISFADCLRLEDVEEILGKQIAFNSEISREGLSNSWGANVGRSLLKTNGENSDVRTKARAAAAAGSDARMSGCAKPVIINSGSGNQGITLTMPIVEYAKELKAPRETVLKALAIANLVAIHQKQYIGDLSAYCGVVCAATGSASGVAYMLGGRYEEISNTITNSICTVGGMICDGAKPSCAAKISIALEAALNGYCIQDNGGVFKHGEGMVKRDVESTIRSVGKMAQVGMHSTDVEILKIMLEK
- the dhaK gene encoding dihydroxyacetone kinase subunit DhaK, translating into MKKLINSPETLVNEMCNGLVAAYPELAFDSKSKLIMKKEIDTEKVSLISGGGTGHEPAHAGYVGKGMLDVAVCGDVFASPSQIQVYKAIKASQSKKGTLLIIKNYSGDNMNFKNARQLALEDGIDVAYVIVNDDIAVEDSLYTVGRRGVAGTVFVHKIAGAAAEAGLSLAEVKRIAEKTIANTKSLGFALSSCTVPAKGSPTFALAEDEMEFGVGIHGEPGICRQKVKSIDELVSQMVDPLLKELKAGNAEVAIMVNGFGSTPLQELYAFNNSVLNTLQEKNVNVVRVFVGDFMTSLDMAGASLTMVKLDDELKTYLVAAANTPALTLSGKEQDITYIPLAKSEVKEAIFTVEVPASCASIQDEKLTLENFTYLVDKLSAVAIENEIPFCELDSHAGDGDFGMSIAKGFKQLKREWKTILEKSGTISEFLDECSIVIMEYCGGASGPIWGSAFRSAGKYTAGKEFVTSLEMAELLQGCVKAIQMTGERSFGRGAVVGDKTLIDALAPCADSWSENASKGLSLKECFGKGAEAAMAGAKATESIVARMGRAGTVGTRSIGYPDAGAYGLGVLFTEIAKALQ
- a CDS encoding L-2-amino-thiazoline-4-carboxylic acid hydrolase translates to MEIKNEPTLVDNEIVNVLRGAIEHRATWMCLMMEAAKKAGLDPEAFTREAITKCGHFHGANMQRAQKEEGIPAFKEVFISDNVQKVFEMDVKRCDEDELYIEFHYCPLVTAWKKLGATDEEIKLMCDAAMDGDRGIAAECNYGYELGKTIANGHDICEVTFRKNK
- a CDS encoding ABC transporter ATP-binding protein, encoding MPKPILELKDVNTYYGMIHAVKGINMEIGKGEIVALIGSNGAGKSTTLNTIVGLLKPKKGQIIYDGNDLAHCSAAEIVKMGICLSPEGREVFPDLSVQDNLKLGAFTRKDKVKIAQDYEKVYSLFPRLFERKTQVAKTLSGGEQQMLAIGRALMSDPKVLLLDEPSLGLSPNLVMLIFDLIKDIKKLGVTILLVEQNAKMALKTADRAYVLETGRITLEGTGKQLLTDDNVRKAYLGNI
- a CDS encoding ABC transporter ATP-binding protein, which produces METKQDPILLVKNLSIQFGGLKAVDDVDFQVNRGEIVSIIGPNGAGKTTVFNMLTGVYQPTRGQIFFNGEEIQGKTPQAIVKAGMARTFQNIRLFSDMRVIQNVLLGMHTNTDYNFFDLVFHTKKYRTLEKEKQQKAVDILKFLELDKYIHDYPSNLPYGDQRKVEIARAIATEAQLILLDEPAAGMNPEESEELLAFIRSLVSKGFTIVLIEHDMNLVMNISDRIYVIDHGRKIAEGLPQEIATNKDVIVAYLGEEDEDEEEEEQHA
- a CDS encoding branched-chain amino acid ABC transporter permease translates to MKHNKTSKKLLDSKPKKIAALAVLVILVLYLPKSGLLSPYIVRILTMISLYSMLSLSLNLLTGFTGLVSIGHAGFCAVGGYTSALMWQYLGLPWLVTALCGMVMAGIVGLMLAAPTSRLSGSYLTIATLGFGEIVKMVALNWQSFTGGPLGVNHIERPEFFGITLTTFNGGFFYLSIIMTALVTLVVYRIVNSKMGRAFMAIRDDSLAATMMGVDVTAYKMKSFVISAAIAGLGGAFYVHFVRFLDPNTFNFDISIIIISIVILGGTGSIAGSFLGAALLISFPEILRFASEYRFIIYGLILVLMMRFKPEGILGGHSNKPFKLMKGVQSYGN
- a CDS encoding branched-chain amino acid ABC transporter permease; this encodes MILQQVFDGLTLGIVYALIAVGYSLVFGVLRLVNFAHGATYAFGAHIAMVVVVSTSFGLFWGVVVSVLVTGGMTMLMDRIALRPLRVKKSKGISALITTIGCSYIIQNFLMIVFGSRSKWFPKIFDYGNFTVGNILIKSTQVGIIAVSVALLLLLTFIVQKTKIGLAMRAVQQNAKAASLMGIDVNKVISFTFFLGGASAAVAGSLISGYYQIVNPQMGFIAGLKAFSAAVLGGIGILHGAVFGGLVVGLAESFAAYYLGGGYRDAVAFIILIIVLIFRPNGLFGKKVIEKV
- a CDS encoding ABC transporter substrate-binding protein, coding for MKKRIMLVALLSLLVLGFAFANGSKETQKPIKIAVVGPLTGDFAEYGQGFKNAVELHAKQINAAGGIFDGRQIEIVDFDDKNSGEEAASIAERIAGNKDIVGVVGHFASGVSMAAAPTYEEVGVPEISPSASHPDYSGMGEYIFRNNSLINVEANETLNIASDVFKAKRVAVLAVKTDWGVKTADILINTLAKDHPELEIVGYEEILDGLTDFSSTITKLRSYKPDTIIVCAMYNILGPFANQYRDIDSKINLIGFSNAYSEQLIKLAQEDGNGIALPAIFFHESPEAKVRSFVDDYMKDYAGKIPSSLTAQAYDSLGMFVQAINEAKSADRKAIKDQLYKINYDGVAGVTYFDATGDAFKTFNWLMIKDGKFTMIDKSKL
- a CDS encoding GntR family transcriptional regulator, whose protein sequence is MAETKNKYGGDPLKNQYHKIILDRIIHCTYKSNDIINIQSLVSEFNVSKTPIREALLELCDEGLLKSIPKFGYEVTPFEEDQIRQVLNFRYLIETSAMDAYWEMLSNKETIEELTAIVDISESLREEASPLERWEHTAQFHIKLASLYKNEYLSAQLKKAIRFLGIDYARSIWISLNPIDKYFGEECHRVIIKEIENNNKKNALLALKKDMENYRKICLNKR